The genomic region CTCCGCACGCGGCGAGTGGCTGCTGCTGGTGGAACCCGGCGCGCGCCCGCAGGCCGGCTGGATAGACGAGATCGGCGAGTATATGGCGCTGAACACGTTGCCTGCCCGCTTCACCGCTTCGCGTGGATACAGGCGGCCGTTGCTGCAGCGTATCGGCCGGGCGGTGTCGCCGCTGGAGTTCGGCTTCCTCATTTCAAAGGCTCAGGCCGTGGCCGCTGCCAGAAGCGGCATGACGCTGGCAGAACTTGCCAGGGGCCAAAAGCCCGGAAAGCTGTCGAGCGAGATCATCCCGTCCTGGGTGGCGGCGCGCTCCGTGCGCTGATCGCGCGGCCTCTTTGATCACACGGATTGCCCGCCGCGCTTGAGGTGCTCGTCGAGGCGAGGCATGATCTCGATGAAATTGCAGGGCATGTGACGGTAGTCGAGCTGTGCCTTCAGGATGCCATCCCAGGCATCCTTGCAGGCGCCGGGCGATCCCGGCAGTACGAAGATGAAAGTGGCATTGGCCAGCCCCGCCGTCGCCCGCGACTGGATCGTCGATGTGCCGATCTTGTCGTATGAGATGCGATGGAAGACCGCCGAAAAACCCTCCATGCGCTTTTCGAACAGCGGCTCCAGCGCATCCGGCGTCACGTCGCGGCCGGTAAAGCCGGTGCCGCCGGTGGTGATCACCACATCGACGGCGGGGTCCTTGGTCCAGGCTTCCACGGTAGCGCGGATCTGTGCGATATCGTCGGGCACGATGGCGCGGGCGGCCAACCGATGGCCGGCGTCTGCGATGCGCCCCACCAGAGTGTCACCGGATTTGTCGTCTTCTGTTGTGCGGGTGTCGGAGACGGTGAGCACGGCAATGCCGACTGGCACGAAAGGCCGCTGTTGCGTAGAGCCTGTCATCGGAAATCTCCTGCGGTTGTCTGCGTTGCCTGAAAATACCAGTCCGGCCTGTGGCTGTGAAGCGAAGCGGCTGCAGCCTTGGCTGCATCCAGATCGTCGAACAGGGCAAAACAGCTGGCACCAGAGCCGGACATTCTGACGAGCCTGGGTCGTTGCCCGGCCATCAATGCCGATAGCTCGCCGATCTCGGGGCAAAGTGCACGCGCCGGCGGCTCCAGATCGTTGCGGAGGCTGTCGATCACGGAAAGCCACTCGTTGCTACTCTGCAGTTGCCGGTGTTCGAAACCGAACGGTGAATTGTTCTTCTCAGTCAACCGGCGAAAAACCGCCGGTGTCGATACCCCGACCAGAGGGTTGCCGATCAGCAAGCCAAAGGACGGGAAGTCCGGCAGCACGTCGATCTCCTCGCCGATGCCACGGGCGATCAGCGGCCGGCTCGTCAGACACATCGGCACGTCAGCCCCGAGTTGCAGCGCAAGAGCCTTCAGCTTATCCGGCGTGAGCGTGACATTCCAAAGCCGCATCAGCCCGCGCAAGGCCGCAGCGGCATCGGCCGAGCCGCCGCCTATGCCGGAGGCGATGGGCAAGCTTTTCTCGAGATGAATGAGCACGGGCGGTGCACTGCCGCCAGAGGCCTGCCGCAGGAGATCGCGCGCCTTGGTGACCAGATTGCCGGTGGATTGCTCTTGCGGGCCGAGCGAAGCGCCGAACCGTCCGGATATCTCGAACCTGTCCGCATCGGCGGCGCTGAACCCCAGCCGGTCGCCATGATCGGCAAAAGTCACCAGCATGTCGAGCAGATGGTAACCGTCGTCCCGAAGCCCCGTCACATGCAGGGCAAGGTTGATTTTCGCTGGCGCCTCTTCCGTGAGGTCGAAGGCGCCCGCGTCAAACATCGATGGCATCGGTCGTCAGGATTTCTTGTCGACTGGCGGAGTCTCCACCGGGACTGCTGCCGGCGGCTTGGATTTTTCCGCAGCCTTGGGATCGTCAAGCGGCGGCAGGCCGTTGGTGATCTTGTCCTTCAGACGCGGCAGGTCGGCCTCTTCCGGCTTGTAGGTAATCGCCCGGTTCCACTGGTACACGGCCTCGAGACGACGGCCGACGCGCCAATAGGCATCGCCGAGATGGTCGTTGACGGTGACATCGCCGGCTTCCAGCTGCACGGCGCGTTCCAGTTCCTTGACCGCATCGTCGAAGCGGTTGAGGCGGAAATAGGCCCAGCCGAGCGAATCAACGATGTAGCCGTCGTCTGGCCGCGCATCGACAGCCTTCTTGATCATCGCTAGCCCCTCGTCGAGGTTGCGGTTCATGTCGACCCAGGAATAGCCGAGATAGTTGAGCACCTGCGGTTGGTCGGGGTTTAGCTCGAGCGCCTTCTTGAAGTTCGGCTCGGCAATGTCCCACTTCTTCAGGCGCTCATAGGCGATAGCGCGCTGGTAGAAGATGTTCCAGTCGGCTTTGGTCGGCACTGGGCCGATGATCTCGACCGCCTTGTCGTAGTTGTCGGCCATCGCCTGGTAGTTCTTGGCCTGCGACAGCACGTTGCCATAGGCAAGGTAGCTGCGGATATCCTTCGGATCGGACTCGATCAGCGACTTCAGGTGCTTGAGCGCATCTTCGGACTTGCCGCCCTGTGCCAGCGCCAGCCCGAGTTGCAGTTCAGAGATGCGGGCCATGGGCGATCCCGGCGGCACCTGCTTGTAGAAGGCGATGGCGCGGTCCATCTGGTCCTGCTTTTCAGCGATGCCACCGAGCAGAACCAGCGTGTCCGAGCTCTTCGGGTCCAGCGCATTCGCCGTCTCGAGATACAGCGACACCACGTCTTCCGCGCCATCGCGGTTCAGCGCGGCGGCAACCGAGAACAGCACGGATGCGGCCCCCTGCGAAGCGTTGGTCACGGCCTGTTCCGGCGTTTCACCCTTGCCGATGCTGTCGCGCAGCGCGTTCAGCGGCGCGAAATTGCTGATCAGGCTGTCGCCGACGGAGATGGCGTCGAGAGCCTTCTGCTTGTTGCCTTCCTTGGCTTCGAGCGAGGCAAGCGCCATGACGGCGCGCATGTAGGTGTCCGGTGCCGTCGCGCCGCCGTCCTTGTCGAGCACGGCGCTGTTCAGGTGCGTGCGTGCCGATTTCGTATCGCCGATAACAATGGCGATGGTGCCGGCCTGGTAGTTCTTGAAGATGTCGAACCAGTTCGGGCCCTGCATCTTGTCGACCATCGCCAGCGCTTCCCGCCCCCGTCCGGCGCCGACCTGCGCCCAGGCGGCAAGCAGCCCGTTCATCATCCGGTCGAGGTCGTTCGGGCCGGTGTATTTGAGGATAGCCTGGGCTGCGCTGTAATCGTGGCGGCGCATGGCGTCCATGCCGCGCACGATTGTGGTGATCCGCTCGACCGTCTGGTCGGACTTCAGTTCGTTGGCATATTTGACCCCTTCTTCGATGTTGCCGTTGAGCAGCAGCGAAATCATCAGGCGCTGGCGGATTTCCGGGTTACCCGGTTCGATCATCAGCGCCTTCTTGTAGAGCGCAATGGCGTTGATGTAGTCGTGGTCGACATCGGCCGTGCGGGCGGCAAGAAAAGCGCCGGAAAAAGTATCGACGCGGTCCGGCTCGAACGTCACCGTTTCGCTCGCATCCACTGCCTTCTTGGACGCATCCTCGGCGTGCAGCACGTTGATCGCAGTCACCGAAATGAACGCGGCGAGAGCTGCGCTCGAAAGCAAACGAGTGGCAAGTGTTTGCCGCATTAGAGAACCTTTCCTGGAGGGCAACCGGAAGCCGGTCGCGCCATGCAATCTTTCAGCACTGATTCACAACAGGATGGCTTTTTTGAAGCGGCCCCGCAAGAAATACAGCGCGTCGCCCGTCAGTTAACGCGCTCGATGCAGAAGTCGATGACTTCCATCAGGGCCGATTTCCAAGGGCTGTCTGGTAATGGTGCCAGGGCATCCCGGGCAATCGTGCCGTAGTGAACGGCCCGTCCGATGGTGTCGTTGAGGGCGCCGTACTTGGTGATCAGACCCATGGCCTTTTCGAGATTGGCGTCGCTGCTGTTGCCGTTCTCGATGGCGTCGCGCCAGAAGGCACGCTCTTCCTCGGTGCCACGGCGATAGGCGAGGATGACCGGCAGGGTGATCTTGCCTTCGCGAAAATCGTCGCCGACATTCTTGCCGAGATCGACGGCCTTGCCGCCGTAGTCGAGCACATCGTCAACCAGCTGGAAGGCGAGACCCAGGTTGGTGCCGTAGGATTTCAACGCGTTACGGCCGGATTTGCCGCCATTGGCAACGATCGGCCCGACTTCCGCAGCCGCTGCAAAAAGCGCCGCCGTCTTGGCGCGGATGACCGAGAGATAGTCGTCCTCGGTGGTCTCCATGTTCTTGGCGACGGAAAGCTGCAGGACTTCGCCCTCGGCAATAACACAGGCCGCCGTCGACAGCACGTCAAGCGCTTCCAGCGATCCGACATCCACCATCATGCGAAATGCCTGGCCGAGCAGGAAGTCGCCGACCAGCACGCTCGCCTGGTTGCCCCAGATCATGCGGGCCGTGGAGCGGCCACGGCGCAAATCGCTCTCGTCGACCACGTCGTCATGCAGCAGCGTTGCCGTATGCATAAACTCGACAGAGGTCGCCAGCTTGACGTGGTTTTCGCCCTTGTAGCCAAACAGCGCTGCAGAGGCGAGCGTCAGCATCGGCCGCAAGCGCTTGCCGCCGGAGGAAATCAGATGCTCCGCGACCTCCGGGATCATCTGCACATCGGATCCAGCCTTGGAAAGGATCAACTGGTTGACACGCTCCATATCTGCCTTGGTCAGGTCGACCAGCGGCTTGACGGAGGCCAGTCTGTTTTTGCTTTCTTCAAGCGGTATCACGACGCCCAACGTCCCGAACTCCTGTTCATTTTGTGAAAACGACAATAAGAAGGGGCAGGGGACGCGGCAAGGGGCGAATTGTCCGGTCGCGCAAAATTGACAGGAAACGTCAGGTTCATGCACGAATTGATACGCACCAACGATCCCGTCACGCTTTCATTCGCCGAAAGCCTGATGAAGGATGCGGGTATCCGCTGCATGATTGCCGATGAGGCGATGAGCATTCTCGAAGGCTCGCTCGGCATGCTGCCGCGTCGCTTCCTGGTCGACGGGGAGCGCGCCATCGAGGCCCGCCGCATCCTGATAGACGCCGGCCTTGGCGACGAGTTGCGCGCCGAGCTGCGATGAGCGAACCCGGCGAAACCATCGACGCTTTTCATCGCGGCGCGTTCCATATCGTCCAGCCGAAGGGCCGGGGACATCGCGCCGGCATGGATGCCATGCTGCTGGCCTCACTCGTCGACGACAACCGCGCCATCAGGGTTGCCGATCTCGGCGCCGGTGCCGGCGCTGCCGGTTTTGCCGTCGCGTCACGCCTCGAGCGTGCCAAGGTCACGCTATTCGAACGGTCTCCGGAAATGGTCGCCTTTGCCGAAAAGGGCCTCGCGCTGTCTGAAAACAGCCATTTTTCCGGCCGGATATCCGTCGTCAGCGCCGATGTCACGCTGACAGGCAAGCAACGCAATGATGTGGGCCTGACCGACAACAGTTTTGACCACGTCATCATGAACCCGCCCTTCAACGACGGCAGCGACCGGCTGACGCCCGACCCCCTCAGGGCGGAGGCCCATGCCATGACGGAAGGTCTCTTCGAGATCTGGCTGCGCACAGCCAGCGCCATCCTGGTCCCGGGTGGCCAGCTTTCGCTGATTGCCCGTCCGGAATCGATGGGCGAGATCATCGTTGCCTGCGGCCGGCGCTTCGGCGGGATCGAGATCACCGCCATCCACCCCCGCAACAACGAAAGTGCTGTGCGGATCCTGGTGACCGCGATCAAGGGATCGAGGGCCCGCCTGGCTTTGCGCTTCCCCCTCGTCATGCACGAAGAAGGCGGCAACCAGTTCATGCCCTTCGTCGACGAT from Rhizobium tumorigenes harbors:
- a CDS encoding polyprenyl synthetase family protein → MGVVIPLEESKNRLASVKPLVDLTKADMERVNQLILSKAGSDVQMIPEVAEHLISSGGKRLRPMLTLASAALFGYKGENHVKLATSVEFMHTATLLHDDVVDESDLRRGRSTARMIWGNQASVLVGDFLLGQAFRMMVDVGSLEALDVLSTAACVIAEGEVLQLSVAKNMETTEDDYLSVIRAKTAALFAAAAEVGPIVANGGKSGRNALKSYGTNLGLAFQLVDDVLDYGGKAVDLGKNVGDDFREGKITLPVILAYRRGTEEERAFWRDAIENGNSSDANLEKAMGLITKYGALNDTIGRAVHYGTIARDALAPLPDSPWKSALMEVIDFCIERVN
- a CDS encoding tetratricopeptide repeat protein, whose protein sequence is MRQTLATRLLSSAALAAFISVTAINVLHAEDASKKAVDASETVTFEPDRVDTFSGAFLAARTADVDHDYINAIALYKKALMIEPGNPEIRQRLMISLLLNGNIEEGVKYANELKSDQTVERITTIVRGMDAMRRHDYSAAQAILKYTGPNDLDRMMNGLLAAWAQVGAGRGREALAMVDKMQGPNWFDIFKNYQAGTIAIVIGDTKSARTHLNSAVLDKDGGATAPDTYMRAVMALASLEAKEGNKQKALDAISVGDSLISNFAPLNALRDSIGKGETPEQAVTNASQGAASVLFSVAAALNRDGAEDVVSLYLETANALDPKSSDTLVLLGGIAEKQDQMDRAIAFYKQVPPGSPMARISELQLGLALAQGGKSEDALKHLKSLIESDPKDIRSYLAYGNVLSQAKNYQAMADNYDKAVEIIGPVPTKADWNIFYQRAIAYERLKKWDIAEPNFKKALELNPDQPQVLNYLGYSWVDMNRNLDEGLAMIKKAVDARPDDGYIVDSLGWAYFRLNRFDDAVKELERAVQLEAGDVTVNDHLGDAYWRVGRRLEAVYQWNRAITYKPEEADLPRLKDKITNGLPPLDDPKAAEKSKPPAAVPVETPPVDKKS
- the moaB gene encoding molybdenum cofactor biosynthesis protein B, encoding MTGSTQQRPFVPVGIAVLTVSDTRTTEDDKSGDTLVGRIADAGHRLAARAIVPDDIAQIRATVEAWTKDPAVDVVITTGGTGFTGRDVTPDALEPLFEKRMEGFSAVFHRISYDKIGTSTIQSRATAGLANATFIFVLPGSPGACKDAWDGILKAQLDYRHMPCNFIEIMPRLDEHLKRGGQSV
- a CDS encoding tRNA1(Val) (adenine(37)-N6)-methyltransferase is translated as MSEPGETIDAFHRGAFHIVQPKGRGHRAGMDAMLLASLVDDNRAIRVADLGAGAGAAGFAVASRLERAKVTLFERSPEMVAFAEKGLALSENSHFSGRISVVSADVTLTGKQRNDVGLTDNSFDHVIMNPPFNDGSDRLTPDPLRAEAHAMTEGLFEIWLRTASAILVPGGQLSLIARPESMGEIIVACGRRFGGIEITAIHPRNNESAVRILVTAIKGSRARLALRFPLVMHEEGGNQFMPFVDDLNNGRIAYRRR
- a CDS encoding 4-(cytidine 5'-diphospho)-2-C-methyl-D-erythritol kinase, with amino-acid sequence MPSMFDAGAFDLTEEAPAKINLALHVTGLRDDGYHLLDMLVTFADHGDRLGFSAADADRFEISGRFGASLGPQEQSTGNLVTKARDLLRQASGGSAPPVLIHLEKSLPIASGIGGGSADAAAALRGLMRLWNVTLTPDKLKALALQLGADVPMCLTSRPLIARGIGEEIDVLPDFPSFGLLIGNPLVGVSTPAVFRRLTEKNNSPFGFEHRQLQSSNEWLSVIDSLRNDLEPPARALCPEIGELSALMAGQRPRLVRMSGSGASCFALFDDLDAAKAAAASLHSHRPDWYFQATQTTAGDFR
- a CDS encoding glycosyltransferase family 2 protein, giving the protein MLTVIIECRDQEPELAQTLASLVAGAIEGLVCDVVVLDHGSSDGTERVADAAGCRYHTEWDLGEILRSARGEWLLLVEPGARPQAGWIDEIGEYMALNTLPARFTASRGYRRPLLQRIGRAVSPLEFGFLISKAQAVAAARSGMTLAELARGQKPGKLSSEIIPSWVAARSVR
- a CDS encoding DUF2007 domain-containing protein produces the protein MHELIRTNDPVTLSFAESLMKDAGIRCMIADEAMSILEGSLGMLPRRFLVDGERAIEARRILIDAGLGDELRAELR